In Agelaius phoeniceus isolate bAgePho1 chromosome 16, bAgePho1.hap1, whole genome shotgun sequence, the DNA window TTTGACTGCAAGACTTGAGGCTGACCCTGCATTAGCAGCTCTGCCAGAATGCTTCCAAGCAGGATAAAACTCTCACTGTCCTTAAAAAACAGAAGGCCTCTGGCTGTAAAAGGAAGGACAACTGTTTATCCAGGCCTGACGAGGAAAGACAGCAGAAGGGTTTGCATCAGGAGCAGGAAAATTAGGGTAGAAAGTTTCCCTCCTGGTATCCCAGAGAAGtcaaggagcagagcagctgtctCACACCCAGCAATCCATCCCTGGGGATGGAGCTTGCTCTGCAGTAAAAAGATACAGAGCAGGATGGGTCCCCTTGGGTCCCATTTCACAAAATCACCCTGACCTCTGCCCCCCGAGCCCTGTCAAACCACCAGGGAATGAGAAAATGTCCTCAGCGCCATTCCCGccttcctctgcagcctccctcATCCCTGGCTAATCCACACAAGTTACCTAACACCGGGGTACAGCAAGGATTAGTTAATGTTTGTGCAGCTTTTCCGAGATAAAAGCGACGCGAGATCTCAGCATTTATTATTGATGCACCAGTCAAGGAGGCCGTGTgtttgtggggggaaaaaattcctccCCGAACCCTGCAGCGATCAATTTACAAGCCAAAGCAAGGGATTGTATTACGGCCTGGGAGCCCGGAAAACCGGCCTGGACCTTCACCAgtccaaaaaaaccaccccccAAAGGAGGATAGagctggtggcactgctggcacagccctggtgatccctgctcctggcagggagcactCTGACCTTCAGGGACACAAGGGACtggcagccctggtgccagGCTTCCAGCTGCCCTCCCCAGGAGCTGGAAACAGCGGgatccctgtgctccagccccgTCCCCTTACCtgcctgtcccctcacctgtgtGCTCCCCCTCCCAGCCCGTACTGGGATTCGGAAGCAGGCGTTTCCCGGTGCCAATCCCAGCCTTACTGCCGGCCAACTGCGTGACCTTGGGCAGGTCATTGCACCTTCCAGGGCTCTTCCTCAACACACATCAAGTCCCTTCCTGTGCCCGTGACCCGCCGCACTTCCAAGTGACAATCACGCGGGGCTCTGCACTCTGCTCTCCCTATCGTCACCGGGCAGGGGAGGGCTCAGCATTCCCAGTTTACAGACTGGGAGCAGGAGGCCATTCACACCTCCTCTCCACGATTAAGGTCAGGTCAGAGAAGCACCGGCCGAGCTAAGAATAGacccaggagccccagccctACAGCTGCTCCGCTCTGACCACTCTTGGGCTAAGGATCCATTTTGTGTCTCAACGTGTTACTTTAACCATTTACAGGAACTCAGTGGCcggctcagctctgctcccaccagcATTTGCCTCAAGCTCCATGGAGAGAGCACCCACCCAAATCCTCACCCACAACAACGGCAGGAccacccccccccaaaatcgcTGCTTCACCCCTTGCACCACAGCGAGCCCCTGAGCACCGGCAGAAGAGGGAGATGGAGCCCGAGGCGCCGTCGGGGCGCGCATCCGTGCGCCTCGTGATCCGCGTTACACAACCGGGGCCTCGGCAACGCGGGCGAGTTACCTGAGCACCGTGACGCTCCCCCTCTTCACGGGCAGGAACAGAACGGGCTCCGACACCCTGATGGGCTTGAACTGGAACTTACacccgaagcagagcgccgagTCGCTGAAGAAGGACACGGAGACGATGGGCCTCTCAAAGATATGGATGGGGTCCACGTGGGAGACAATGCAGCCCCCCGGCTGGTAGTCGTTGATGACGGCACTGTTCACAAAGCCCTCGGGGATCACCCGGTGCTCCACCAGCTTCCTGATCACCAGGTCGTGCACCCACTCGGGGATGACGTCCACCTCCCCCCGCGGGTACAGGCGCTCCTGGCCGGGGCCCCGCCGCTGCAGCTGAGACCCGTAGGTGTAGCCTTCCCCGAAAAAATACTTGTTCCGCAGCGGCGCCCGGTCCACCGTGTGCTCCTTGTAGAGCCCCTTCTCCGCCCGGGACACCACGTCCTCGATGCGCGCCTCGATCTTGGCGCACTCCTCGGCGCTGAAGAGGCGAAGCTGGCGGATGCCGCTCTTCACTTTCcgagcttcctcctcctccttctgctcctcGTAGTCGCTGGGCTCGGAGCCGGAGTCCTCCTGGTGCCGCCGCTTGCGCTCGTACGGCGGTTCGGGGGGCTCCCGCGGgaggccgccgccgccgccgcctttgTGGCCGTCCCGGTAGGGCATCATGGACTTGAGCTTCTCCCGCAGGTCCGTGTAGCCGCTGCCGGCCATGGCGCGTCCGCAGCCCCCGCCTCTATCGATCCCGGCGCTgcaggcggcggcgggcggcggcgggggacGCGCAGCTGCTGCTCATGGCACCCGCCGCCCTGCCGGGAGAGAGAGCCCCGCAGAACGGGGAGGTGAGCACGGGATCCCGGTACCGCGCCAGACCCTCTCCCACCCCCCCCTTCCTCGGGAGATGGGACCCCGCTCCCGGCGCAGAGCTCCcgccctctccctccctcccgggGCAGGGGCGGCCCGCCGGACGCCACACTCACGGCTTGGCCCGGGGCGGGCGCGGACAAcgctgccggtgccggtgctCACGCGgcggcagggcctggcacaTTCCCAGCGGCGGCCCCGGACTCCCTGCCCGTTCCCACCGCCGCGGCTCTGCCCATGGCGGGGGACAACCGGAGGAGGTGTGGGGGGTCCCGTGCCGTGCCGGGGGAAGGCGGCGGGCGGGGGTCTGGCGCGGCCCTTCCCGCTACGTCACCAGGAGCCGGCCCGACATCCCGGATCGCCgcgggcccgccccgccccgccgcgcacgcgccgccaccgccaccgcccccggccccgcccctcccgtGCACGTACGGACAGAGCGCGCGACCCGGCCCCACCCCCCGCGCGCGCCCACCGGCGCCGTTAACCGGCagcggcggccccgccccgtTCCGCCCCGCGCGGCGCTGATTGGCCGGGGGGCGGCCGCGAGCGCCGCGGGCCGGCGGCTGATTGGGCGGTTGGAgcgcgcgcgcgcggcggcggcggggagggAGGAGCGCGGAGGTGGCGGCGGGTGCGCGGCGCCGGCGCCCCCTGGCGGACACGGCGAGCGCGACACGCGGGCGGGAGTGATTTAAAGGGGGGGGgcacagggaaactgaggcacgggcgGGAtggaggggaaactgaggcaccgGGATAGGGAAACGGACACGGAGATCGgtgggg includes these proteins:
- the ALKBH5 gene encoding LOW QUALITY PROTEIN: RNA demethylase ALKBH5 (The sequence of the model RefSeq protein was modified relative to this genomic sequence to represent the inferred CDS: deleted 1 base in 1 codon) is translated as MCQALPPREHRHRQRCPRPPRAKPAAGAMSSSCASPAAPAAACSAGIDRGGGCGRAMAGSGYTDLREKLKSMMPYRDGHKGGGGGGLPREPPEPPYERKRRHQEDSGSEPSDYEEQKEEEEARKVKSGIRQLRLFSAEECAKIEARIEDVVSRAEKGLYKEHTVDRAPLRNKYFFGEGYTYGSQLQRRGPGQERLYPRGEVDVIPEWVHDLVIRKLVEHRVIPEGFVNSAVINDYQPGGCIVSHVDPIHIFERPIVSVSFFSDSALCFGCKFQFKPIRVSEPVLFLPVKRGSVTVLSGYAADEITHCIRPQDIKERRAVIILRKTRLDAPRLETKSLSSSVLPPGYNSDRLSGSNRDQILKPKRSHRKADPDAAHRPRILEMDKEENRRSVLLPKHRRRSNFSSENYWRRSYEYTEDCEDEEEDGSPARKVKMRRH